A genomic segment from Glycine soja cultivar W05 chromosome 18, ASM419377v2, whole genome shotgun sequence encodes:
- the LOC114394777 gene encoding expansin-A23-like → MVMARSHCLFPLAFLMVIFVPALAHGRRRGWHLAHATFYGDMQGGDTMQGACGYGDLYQQGYGLETTALSTALFNNGQTCGACFEIICVNSQWCIPNAGPIKVTATNFCPPNYNPPNFDHWCNPPQEHFDLSMKMFTKIAIYKAGIIPVMYRRVPCNKSGGVKFEMKGNPYWLLVLLYNVGNAGDVTQVSIKGSSNTGWQSMSRVWGQNWVTGSNLVGQALSFQVTTSDGKMLKFDNVAPSNWQFGQSYETYQNF, encoded by the exons ATGGTCATGGCTAGGTCTCACTGTTTGTTTCCTTTGGCCTTTTTAATGGTTATCTTTGTACCAGCCTTGGCACATGGTCGAAGAAGGGGATGGCATCTAGCCCATGCAACTTTCTATGGTGACATGCAAGGTGGAGACACCATGC AGGGTGCTTGTGGTTATGGTGATCTCTACCAGCAAGGATATGGGCTTGAAACCACAGCCCTAAGCACAGCTCTATTCAACAATGGCCAGACATGTGGTGCATGTTTTGAGATTATCTGTGTGAACTCCCAATGGTGCATTCCCAACGCAGGCCCAATCAAAGTGACCGCAACAAATTTCTGCCCCCCCAATTACAACCCCCCTAATTTCGACCATTGGTGCAACCCTCCACAAGAGCACTTCGACTTGTCCATGAAAATGTTCACCAAAATTGCCATATACAAAGCAGGGATCATCCCAGTCATGTATCGCCGTGTCCCATGCAATAAAAGTGGGGGTGTCAAGTTTGAGATGAAAGGGAACCCTTATTGGCTGTTGGTTTTGTTGTACAATGTTGGCAATGCTGGTGATGTTACTCAAGTCAGCATCAAAGGGTCTTCAAACACTGGCTGGCAATCTATGTCACGTGTTTGGGGACAAAATTGGGTTACTGGGTCTAATTTGGTAGGACAAGCCTTGTCGTTTCAAGTCACTACCAGTGATGGCAAAATGTTGAAGTTTGATAATGTTGCCCCTTCCAATTGGCAATTTGGACAGAGCTACGAGACCTACCAAAATTTTTAG
- the LOC114397688 gene encoding F-box protein At5g39250-like: MASEEVLKAVFPFLDGVDLASCMAVDKQWKDIASDDFLWKCLCAKRWPSICKQPNPSTLTYYKFYKTFHKRQHRRTLLPPRISFDDLEFFIDIWAENTLLFSEVVPGSVLQAGFKAPASGVCDMLKFQLEGSEYKMTFPVEPRFTIPSGQNQNVSVSVMVGRKDSNKVARVINKSMFDYIDRSSYRALAFDYLDISPGYPFLSGIRAWISLLFMEDRNEDLMDVFGIQMDFCDVANSKEEVLWLLDMLDWK; encoded by the coding sequence ATGGCATCTGAAGAAGTTCTGAAGGCTGTTTTCCCTTTCCTGGACGGTGTTGATCTTGCTTCTTGTATGGCTGTTGATAAGCAGTGGAAAGACATAGCTAGCGATGATTTCCTTTGGAAATGTCTGTGTGCCAAGAGATGGCCTTCGATCTGCAAGCAACCTAATCCTTCTACTTTAACCTACTACAAGTTTTACAAAACCTTTCATAAACGCCAGCACCGTAGAACTCTTCTCCCTCCGAGaatttcttttgatgatttGGAGTTCTTCATTGACATTTGGGCTGAAAACACATTACTCTTCTCGGAAGTGGTGCCTGGCTCTGTCCTTCAAGCAGGTTTTAAAGCTCCAGCATCTGGAGTTTGTGACATGCTCAAATTTCAATTGGAAGGTTCTGAATACAAGATGACTTTTCCCGTGGAACCCAGGTTCACTATCCCTTCAGGACAAAACCAGAATGTTAGTGTCTCTGTGATGGTTGGGAGGAAGGATTCAAATAAGGTTGCTCGTGTAATAAACAAGTCCATGTTTGATTACATCGATCGTTCATCATATAGAGCCTTGGCTTTTGATTACCTAGACATATCCCCTGGCTACCCATTTTTGTCTGGCATCCGTGCATGGATCTCTTTGCTATTCATGGAAGATAGAAATGAAGATCTCATGGATGTATTTGGGATCCAAATGGATTTCTGTGATGTAGCAAATTCTAAGGAAGAAGTCTTGTGGCTGTTGGACATGCTTGACTGGAAGTAA